A DNA window from Malus domestica chromosome 12, GDT2T_hap1 contains the following coding sequences:
- the LOC114822990 gene encoding 4-alpha-glucanotransferase DPE2 isoform X2, protein MVELGLLSGSSSKYSSCKPVNVSFRIPYYTEWGQSLLVCGSEPVLGSWNIKKGLQLSPVHHGKELIWFGNISVPSGFKCDYTYYVVDEKRNVLRWEMGDKRKVLLPEGIQDGEAVELHDLWQVGADSLPFRSAFKDVIFDSKFSLDIEVPPGVIQNTLDQDDSVLVHFKISCPNIEEETAIFIIGNTSKLGQWNVQNGLKLSYAGESIWHADCVLPKSDFPIRYKYCKYGNAGNFSPENGPNRDLVLDSSKTQPRYIFLSDGMMREMPWRGAGVAIPMFSVRSENDLGVGEFLDLKLVVDWAADSGFHLVQLLPINDTSVHGMWWDSYPYSSLSVFALHPLYLRVQELSESMSSDIKLEIEKAKEQLDGKDVDYEATLTTKLSIANKVFAQEKDLILNSSSFQNFFSENQDWLKPYAAFCFLRDFFETSDHSQWGRFSHFSKEKLEKLSSKDSCHYDIICFHYYVQFHLYGQLSEAADYARRKGVILKGDLPIGVDRNSVDTWVNPNLFRMNTSTGAPPDYFDKNGQNWGFPTYNWEEMSKDNYAWWRARLTQMAKYFTAYRIDHILGFFRIWELPEHAMTGLVGKFRPSIPLSQEELEREGIWDFDRLSRPYILQEYLQDKFGASWTFIASNFLNEYQKNRYEFKEDCNTQKKIASKLKSFAERSLLQDEEKIRHELFDLIQNIVLIRDPENPRNFYPRFNLEDTPSFNDLDDHSKNVLKRLYYDYYFHRQENLWRENALKTLPALLNSSDMLACGEDLGLIPSCVHPVMQELGLIGLRIQRMPSEPDLEFGIPSQYGYMTVCAPSCHDCSTLRAWWEEDEERRQRYFKNVVGSDMSPPARCVPEIAHFILRQHVEAPSMWAIFPLQDLLALKEEYTTRPAKEETINDPTNPKHYWRYRVHVTMEALIKDNELISTIKDLVRLSGRSYPAVQAEKQPCQESAAVAGTEKQKMSSSKDKVHPAASLNGVPQETVAVR, encoded by the exons atggtggaATTGGGATTGTTGTCCGGAAGCAGCAGCAAGTATAGTAGTTGTAAGCCGGTGAATGTGAGCTTCAGGATACCGTATTACACTGAGTGGGGTCAAAGCCTGCTGGTGTGCGGCTCCGAGCCGGTGCTTGGTTCATGGAATATCAAAAAGGGTCTGCAACTGAGCCCTGTCCACCATGGGAAGGAGCTCATATGGTTTGGGAACATCTCTGTTCCAAGTGGCTTCAAATGTGACTACACTTACTATGTCGTCGATGAGAAGCGAAACGTTCTGAGATGGGAAATGGGAGATAAGCGTAAAGTATTATTGCCTGAGGGGATCCAAGATGGAGAGGCAGTGGAGCTTCATGACCTTTGGCAg GTGGGTGCCGATTCACTTCCTTTTAGAAGTGCGTTCAAAGACGTCATCTTTGATTCGAAATTCAGTTTGGACATTGAAGTACCTCCTGGAGTCATCCAAAACACTTTGGACCAGGATG ATTCTGTTCTTGTCCATTTCAAAATCAGCTGTCCAAACATAGAAGAAGAAACAGCG ATATTTATTATTGGTAACACCTCAAAGTTGGGACAGTGGAATGTTCAGAATGGGCTTAAACTAAGCTACGCTGGTGAATCCATTTGGCATGCTGACTGTGTTTTGCCGAAGAGTGATTTCCCTATAAG ATATAAGTATTGCAAATATGGCAACGCAGGAAACTTTTCTCCAGAAAATGGTCCAAACCGTGACCTTGTTCTTGACTCCTCAAAAACTCAACCGAGatacatttttctttcagaTGGCATGATGCGA GAAATGCCTTGGCGGGGTGCTGGTGTTGCAATCCCAATGTTTTCTGTTAGATCAGAAAATGATCTTGGAGTTGGAGAGTTTCTTGACCTGAAATTAGTTGTTGACTGGGCTGCAGATTCTGGCTTTCATTTGGTTCAGCTTTTACCTATTAATGATACATCAGTGCATGGAATGTGGTGGGATTCATACCCCTACAG CTCACTTTCTGTATTTGCATTGCATCCTTTATACCTGAGAGTACAGGAACTTTCAGAAAGTATGTCTTCGGATATCAAG CTCGAGATTGAGAAGGCAAAAGAACAATTGGATGGAAAG GATGTTGATTATGAGGCTACCTTGACTACCAAACTTTCTATTGCGAATAAAGTATTTGCTCAAGAGAAGGATTTGATTCTTAACTCCAGTTCCTTCCAGAATTTTTTTTCTGAGAATCAG GATTGGCTAAAACCCTATGCGGCCTTCTGTTTTTTACGGGACTTCTTTGAAACATCAGATCACAGTCAATGGGGTCGGTTTTCtcatttttcaaaagaaaag CTAGAGAAACTCAGCTCCAAAGACAGCTGTCACTATGACATAATCTGCTTCCATTATTATGTCCAATTTCATTTGTATGGACAA CTCTCAGAAGCTGCAGATTATGCAAGAAGGAAAGGTGTAATATTGAAAGGAGATCTACCTATTGGTGTTGACAGAAACAGTGTGGATACGTGGGTCAATCCAAATTTGTTCCGCATGAACACATCCACTGGAGCTCCTCCAGATTATTTTGATAAAAATGGGCAGAATTGGGGTTTCCCTACCTACAATTGGGAGGAGATGTCGAAAGACAACTATGCATGGTGGCGTGCTCGTTTGACACAG ATGGCAAAATACTTTACCGCTTACAGAATTGATCACATTTTGGGTTTCTTTCGTATCTGGGAGCTCCCAGAACATGCCATGACTGGTCTTGTTGGGAAATTTCGACCTTCCATTCCACTAAGTCAG GAGGAACTTGAAAGAGAGGGCATATGGGATTTTGATCGCTTGAGTCGCCCATATATTCTGCAGGAATATTTACAG gATAAATTTGGAGCTTCATGGACTTTTATTGCCTCAAATTTTCTAAATGAATATCAGAAGAACCGCTATGAG TTTAAGGAGGACTGCAACACTCAGAAAAAAATTGCTTCCAAGCTGAAATCATTTGCAGAAAGGTCTCTGTTGCAGGATGAAGAGAAGATACGGCATGAACTCTTTGATCTTATACAG AACATAGTTCTCATCAGAGATCCAGAAAATCCAAGGAATTTCTATCCTCGTTTCAATCTTGAAGATACACCAAGTTTTAATGATTTGGACGACCACAG CAAAAACGTATTGAAAAGATTATACTATGATTACTACTTCCACCGGCAAGAAAATCTTTGGCGGGAGAATGCTTTGAAAACGTTACCTGCTCTGCTTAACTCATCAGATATGCTTGCCTGTGGGGAAGATCTGGGGCTTATTCCTTCTTGTGTTCATCCT GTGATGCAAGAACTAGGATTAATAGGTTTACGCATTCAGCGCATGCCCAGTGAACCTGATTTGGAGTTTGGTATTCCTTCTCAATATGGCTATATGACA GTATGTGCTCCGTCATGCCATGACTGCTCAACCTTGCGTGCTTggtgggaagaagatgaagaaagaagGCAGCGATATTTTAAGAATGTGGTGGGGTCTGACATGTCACCACCTGCTCGATGTGTTCCAGAGATTGCACATTTCATCTTAAGGCAACATGTTGAAGCACCATCAATGTGGGCCATTTTTCCGCTTCAG GATTTGTTAGCGTTGAAAGAAGAATACACAACACGCCCTGCAAAAGAGGAGACGATCAATGACCCCACAAATCCCAAACACTATTGGAGATACC GTGTACATGTGACAATGGAGGCTTTGATCAAGGATAATGAACTCATATCGACCATCAAGGATCTTGTCCGTTTGAGTGGAAGATCATATCCGGCAGTACAAGCTGAAAAACAACCATGTCAGGAATCAGCAGCAGTTGCAGGTACAGAGAAGCAGAAAATGTCCAGCAGCAAAGATAAGGTTCACCCGGCAGCGTCGTTGAACGGAGTTCCACAGGAGACCGTGGCTGTTCGCTGA
- the LOC114822990 gene encoding 4-alpha-glucanotransferase DPE2 isoform X1 → MVELGLLSGSSSKYSSCKPVNVSFRIPYYTEWGQSLLVCGSEPVLGSWNIKKGLQLSPVHHGKELIWFGNISVPSGFKCDYTYYVVDEKRNVLRWEMGDKRKVLLPEGIQDGEAVELHDLWQVGADSLPFRSAFKDVIFDSKFSLDIEVPPGVIQNTLDQDDSVLVHFKISCPNIEEETAIFIIGNTSKLGQWNVQNGLKLSYAGESIWHADCVLPKSDFPIRYKYCKYGNAGNFSPENGPNRDLVLDSSKTQPRYIFLSDGMMREMPWRGAGVAIPMFSVRSENDLGVGEFLDLKLVVDWAADSGFHLVQLLPINDTSVHGMWWDSYPYSSLSVFALHPLYLRVQELSESMSSDIKLEIEKAKEQLDGKDVDYEATLTTKLSIANKVFAQEKDLILNSSSFQNFFSENQDWLKPYAAFCFLRDFFETSDHSQWGRFSHFSKEKLEKLSSKDSCHYDIICFHYYVQFHLYGQLSEAADYARRKGVILKGDLPIGVDRNSVDTWVNPNLFRMNTSTGAPPDYFDKNGQNWGFPTYNWEEMSKDNYAWWRARLTQMAKYFTAYRIDHILGFFRIWELPEHAMTGLVGKFRPSIPLSQEELEREGIWDFDRLSRPYILQEYLQDKFGASWTFIASNFLNEYQKNRYEFKEDCNTQKKIASKLKSFAERSLLQDEEKIRHELFDLIQNIVLIRDPENPRNFYPRFNLEDTPSFNDLDDHSKNVLKRLYYDYYFHRQENLWRENALKTLPALLNSSDMLACGEDLGLIPSCVHPVMQELGLIGLRIQRMPSEPDLEFGIPSQYGYMTVCAPSCHDCSTLRAWWEEDEERRQRYFKNVVGSDMSPPARCVPEIAHFILRQHVEAPSMWAIFPLQDLLALKEEYTTRPAKEETINDPTNPKHYWRYRVHVTMEALIKDNELISTIKDLVRLSGRSYPAVQAEKQPCQESAAVAGTEKQKMSSSKDKVHPAASLNGVPQETVAVR, encoded by the exons atggtggaATTGGGATTGTTGTCCGGAAGCAGCAGCAAGTATAGTAGTTGTAAGCCGGTGAATGTGAGCTTCAGGATACCGTATTACACTGAGTGGGGTCAAAGCCTGCTGGTGTGCGGCTCCGAGCCGGTGCTTGGTTCATGGAATATCAAAAAGGGTCTGCAACTGAGCCCTGTCCACCATGGGAAGGAGCTCATATGGTTTGGGAACATCTCTGTTCCAAGTGGCTTCAAATGTGACTACACTTACTATGTCGTCGATGAGAAGCGAAACGTTCTGAGATGGGAAATGGGAGATAAGCGTAAAGTATTATTGCCTGAGGGGATCCAAGATGGAGAGGCAGTGGAGCTTCATGACCTTTGGCAg GTGGGTGCCGATTCACTTCCTTTTAGAAGTGCGTTCAAAGACGTCATCTTTGATTCGAAATTCAGTTTGGACATTGAAGTACCTCCTGGAGTCATCCAAAACACTTTGGACCAGGATG ATTCTGTTCTTGTCCATTTCAAAATCAGCTGTCCAAACATAGAAGAAGAAACAGCG ATATTTATTATTGGTAACACCTCAAAGTTGGGACAGTGGAATGTTCAGAATGGGCTTAAACTAAGCTACGCTGGTGAATCCATTTGGCATGCTGACTGTGTTTTGCCGAAGAGTGATTTCCCTATAAGATAT AAGTATTGCAAATATGGCAACGCAGGAAACTTTTCTCCAGAAAATGGTCCAAACCGTGACCTTGTTCTTGACTCCTCAAAAACTCAACCGAGatacatttttctttcagaTGGCATGATGCGA GAAATGCCTTGGCGGGGTGCTGGTGTTGCAATCCCAATGTTTTCTGTTAGATCAGAAAATGATCTTGGAGTTGGAGAGTTTCTTGACCTGAAATTAGTTGTTGACTGGGCTGCAGATTCTGGCTTTCATTTGGTTCAGCTTTTACCTATTAATGATACATCAGTGCATGGAATGTGGTGGGATTCATACCCCTACAG CTCACTTTCTGTATTTGCATTGCATCCTTTATACCTGAGAGTACAGGAACTTTCAGAAAGTATGTCTTCGGATATCAAG CTCGAGATTGAGAAGGCAAAAGAACAATTGGATGGAAAG GATGTTGATTATGAGGCTACCTTGACTACCAAACTTTCTATTGCGAATAAAGTATTTGCTCAAGAGAAGGATTTGATTCTTAACTCCAGTTCCTTCCAGAATTTTTTTTCTGAGAATCAG GATTGGCTAAAACCCTATGCGGCCTTCTGTTTTTTACGGGACTTCTTTGAAACATCAGATCACAGTCAATGGGGTCGGTTTTCtcatttttcaaaagaaaag CTAGAGAAACTCAGCTCCAAAGACAGCTGTCACTATGACATAATCTGCTTCCATTATTATGTCCAATTTCATTTGTATGGACAA CTCTCAGAAGCTGCAGATTATGCAAGAAGGAAAGGTGTAATATTGAAAGGAGATCTACCTATTGGTGTTGACAGAAACAGTGTGGATACGTGGGTCAATCCAAATTTGTTCCGCATGAACACATCCACTGGAGCTCCTCCAGATTATTTTGATAAAAATGGGCAGAATTGGGGTTTCCCTACCTACAATTGGGAGGAGATGTCGAAAGACAACTATGCATGGTGGCGTGCTCGTTTGACACAG ATGGCAAAATACTTTACCGCTTACAGAATTGATCACATTTTGGGTTTCTTTCGTATCTGGGAGCTCCCAGAACATGCCATGACTGGTCTTGTTGGGAAATTTCGACCTTCCATTCCACTAAGTCAG GAGGAACTTGAAAGAGAGGGCATATGGGATTTTGATCGCTTGAGTCGCCCATATATTCTGCAGGAATATTTACAG gATAAATTTGGAGCTTCATGGACTTTTATTGCCTCAAATTTTCTAAATGAATATCAGAAGAACCGCTATGAG TTTAAGGAGGACTGCAACACTCAGAAAAAAATTGCTTCCAAGCTGAAATCATTTGCAGAAAGGTCTCTGTTGCAGGATGAAGAGAAGATACGGCATGAACTCTTTGATCTTATACAG AACATAGTTCTCATCAGAGATCCAGAAAATCCAAGGAATTTCTATCCTCGTTTCAATCTTGAAGATACACCAAGTTTTAATGATTTGGACGACCACAG CAAAAACGTATTGAAAAGATTATACTATGATTACTACTTCCACCGGCAAGAAAATCTTTGGCGGGAGAATGCTTTGAAAACGTTACCTGCTCTGCTTAACTCATCAGATATGCTTGCCTGTGGGGAAGATCTGGGGCTTATTCCTTCTTGTGTTCATCCT GTGATGCAAGAACTAGGATTAATAGGTTTACGCATTCAGCGCATGCCCAGTGAACCTGATTTGGAGTTTGGTATTCCTTCTCAATATGGCTATATGACA GTATGTGCTCCGTCATGCCATGACTGCTCAACCTTGCGTGCTTggtgggaagaagatgaagaaagaagGCAGCGATATTTTAAGAATGTGGTGGGGTCTGACATGTCACCACCTGCTCGATGTGTTCCAGAGATTGCACATTTCATCTTAAGGCAACATGTTGAAGCACCATCAATGTGGGCCATTTTTCCGCTTCAG GATTTGTTAGCGTTGAAAGAAGAATACACAACACGCCCTGCAAAAGAGGAGACGATCAATGACCCCACAAATCCCAAACACTATTGGAGATACC GTGTACATGTGACAATGGAGGCTTTGATCAAGGATAATGAACTCATATCGACCATCAAGGATCTTGTCCGTTTGAGTGGAAGATCATATCCGGCAGTACAAGCTGAAAAACAACCATGTCAGGAATCAGCAGCAGTTGCAGGTACAGAGAAGCAGAAAATGTCCAGCAGCAAAGATAAGGTTCACCCGGCAGCGTCGTTGAACGGAGTTCCACAGGAGACCGTGGCTGTTCGCTGA